One window from the genome of Acanthochromis polyacanthus isolate Apoly-LR-REF ecotype Palm Island chromosome 21, KAUST_Apoly_ChrSc, whole genome shotgun sequence encodes:
- the evplb gene encoding envoplakin, producing the protein MSKKKEGSTVKISKVQANDLAAVIARMQKNADQVEKDILQSEKLMAVDTERLRKQPLIHQTENADNLAEAEGLLKDLFMDVDKAKKLKHPQAKEIERDVRNLHDRWANDCAAYRDLYAQVQDLDLTQKIDWGPLLDEKLKQLKSEAYGPNLSDVEKQIAAHNILHQAIEAYSSQLQPNNTTSREQYAALRKKYEDLLESSQLRRNHLASLHEYMQSCSKELIYLSAQQDRLLQRDWSDRMVDPSGVRTEYEKFKKNGLLAHEREVNQLQDEGDHLVEMKHPGSPTIKAHRDTVQAEWQAFLNLCLAQEAHLDNIDEHKKFQLDAEQLSDSLQRLDSTLNQKSLASKSKAEVLLALEGDEPAVSRNEQRLAALRELSSKVVPLKLRRIQPTKPTTVVSLCDWADEEDSVRRGETLTLKSNADNKDWELQNSKGKIKTLPGACFMIPPPDAEAVETVNRLDKQLTDLKSRRSALISSLKNPNVEVVRPQKAAAVPNVKEDPRTAELISEIDRINKALEKSEKEILSRLRTPLDSRNPAQDLADRLQEHEKSALVLKKLESEKSAIQREMDPILAKKPLGPNASVMPPKLSAANNKIHDLNALIDLYNKKSTTSMFLEKQIKNVDGIVSGFEEQLAKDGAVLDQPNALQSRNQKLQAISKDVASRKDELNKLGRELDLTEKACSSLRQSFNEYCPDILRQRNQVKNLKNRYTNVNNQLQERSGLVQKATNKNQDFQNAVQSLDFFLVNLPNNTIKPTDDVAQITAKQNSQKRVVEDIEKKSDDLDRVRDLSRDLQSVLNQYDTKSHTYRRTLNDDSDDDSDEDEVPVTKKRQTSTLAQGVHRTEKDLLNLFSKVSAENKQQLSQLGTAKNIKARNEEQVSQVVVSQQLQLQSQQRDLQETDSLKKELNEEIARRQHAERHLETFRKRFLSLKNRRGVERLEEKEVVQYYRDPKLEVELQSLKNRIQDEEFKRSKTRSEMGIFDEKIIKLELELTKIEPKLVTKVLTEYERDPQLDKEAARIKEEMQRIRLELETRDTESVQVKTQITVLAQQKPKIREKVVKKEVVRLEKDPEMLKAVLTFHNDILEEESRCKSLNDTIFTIRGQINTLERVIPTIQPKIVTKVVKQVQQDPEVLDESKKLQTALGEEKDENAILMKDLATMQLRYREVDKLRQKVEVKEIINEIYRVDPETEVELVRLRKELQESGRSRTDLEKEISTVTTTLTTLRAQKPKVEYKEVTQEVIKEEKSPEVMRELQRLTNQVSRLQLNYDTTLELLTHLRKERDELKAEKSKVETKLVNKEIIKYENDPLLEKEADRLRRDVREEIKQRRTVEECLFDLQNQYIVLERQKPEEKIVMQEVVRLQKDPKQIVEHEKLNKTFDDEMKTRRKLELEVRQLRAVVKEKEDTLNQMDDRHKKIQVESELRQIKARILELENSPPPVEEKIIIEEVLKVEKDPKLEKLTDGIRSDLETEGNNSNRLEREIRNLRLKLEILQKEKSVEKVVYREVVRVEKDPAVEAERDHLRELVTQERNLRRDQEDNLQSISIKISHLQTSKSSTSLEESTLISNRDALQREKDDLLKQLKMLEAQRQTISVSFQQQSKLLSERNQLARQRSLKTSTEIQRLEKEILNEKDKIHQRETLIIELQNSITKEEHSETHTRETNLSTRISILDPETGKDLSPYDAYLQGLIDRNQYIKLSELECDWEEITSTGPDGDTTILQDRKSGKQYSIKDALKAGRMTEYDMIRYREGKMTISEFALLVAGEKNKPVVPVPIVPPLSPRSPTKPMPASPLSSMPKSLRSSYPSLSSHHSSSLTNLSSTAGDEFFPISGIFDNTTESRMSVRSALTRKLIDTDTALKLLEAQAATGGIIDLNKKDKLSVHKASEHGLIDSSHMYKLLNAQKAFTGVEDPVTKERLAVGQAAQKGYVPQEQARRYMEAQYLTGGLVDPTKVGRLTIKEAIATKLIDSTTADELQNEASHTKELVDPISKEKISYKQAMDRCKRDINTGLLLLPVASTDASNAPSYSKYRFNSPYNKY; encoded by the exons ATGTCGAAGAAAAAGGAAGGCAGCACAGTAAAGATAAGCAA GGTTCAGGCCAACGACCTGGCCGCCGTCATTGCTCGCATGCAAAAAAATGCAGACCAAGTGGAGAAAGACATCCTGCAGTCAGAGAAGCTGATGGCTGTG GACACAGAACGACTCAGGAAACAGCCTCTGATCCACCAAACGGAGAACGCGGACAACCTGGCGGAGGCTGAGGGGCTGCTGAAGGATCTTTTCATGGACGTGGATAAAGCCAAGAAGCTGAAGCACCCGCAGGCCaaagagatagagagaga tGTCAGAAACCTCCACGACCGCTGGGCTAATGACTGCGCTGCCTACAGGGACCTGTACGCCCAAGTCCAAGACCTGGATCTGACACAAAAGATCGACTGGGGACCTCTGCTGGATGAGAAGCTG AAACAGTTAAAGTCAGAGGCGTACGGTCCCAACCTGTCTGATGTAGAGAAGCAGATCGCAGCACATAACATTCTTCACCAGGCGATCGAGGCGTACAGCAGCCAGCTGCAGCCCAACAACACGACCTCAAGG GAGCAGTACGCCGCCCTCAGAAAGAAATATGAAGACCTTCTG GAGAGCTCACAGCTCCGGCGCAATCACCTGGCCTCCCTGCACGAGTACATGCAGAGCTGCAGTAAGGAGCTGATCTACCTGTCAGCTCAGCAGGATAGGCTTCTCCAGAGGGACTGGAGCGACCGCATGGTCGACCCCTCAGGCGTCCGAACGGAGTACGAG AAATTCAAAAAGAATGGACTGCTGGCACACGAGCGTGAAGTCAACCAGCTGCAGGACGAAGGAGACCATCTGGTTGAAATGAAACACCCCGGCAGCCCAACGATAAAG gcacacagagacacagtgCAGGCCGAGTGGCAGGCCTTCCTCAACCTGTGTCTGGCACAGGAAGCCCACCTGGACAACATCGATGAACACAAGAAG TTCCAGCTGGATGCAGAGCAGCTGTCAGACTCCCTGCAGAGACTCGACTCCACTCTGAACCAAAAGTCTTTGGCCAGCAAGAGCAAAGCTGAGGTCCTCCTGGCGCTGGAG GGAGATGAACCAGCCGTGAGCAGGAATGAACAACGTCTGGCTGCACTCAGGGAGCTCAGCAGCAAGGTTGTGCCTCTGAAGCTCCGTAGAATCCAGCCCACCAAACCCACCACCGTCGTGTCCCTGTGCGACTGGGCAGATGAGGAG GACTCAGTGAGACGCGGTGAGACGCTAACCCTGAAGTCCAACGCTGATAATAAGGACTGGGAGCTTCAGAACAGCAAAGGAAAGATCAAAACCCTCCCTGGGGCGTGTTTCATGATCCCACCCCCTGATGCTGAGGCCGTGGAGACAGTAAACAG GCTGgacaaacagctgacagaccTGAAGAGCCGCAGGTCTGCTCTCATAAGCTCCCTGAAGAACCCAAATGTGGAGGTGGTTCGCCCTCAGAAGGCAG CTGCAGTGCCAAATGTTAAAGAGGATCCCAGAACTGCAGAGCTCATCAGTGAAATAGACAGGATCAACAAAGCTCTGGAGAAGAGTGAGAAAGAAATCCTGAGCCGACTGAGGACCCCTCTGGACAGCCGCAACCCTGCACAGGACCTGGCAGACCGACTGCAGGAGCACGAG aaatctgctctggttctgAAGAAGCTGGAGTCTGAGAAGTCTGCCATCCAGAGAGAGATGGATCCCATTCTGGCCAAGAAACCTCTGGGACCCAACGCCTCGGTCATGCCCCCTAAACTCAGCGCTGCCAACAACAAGATCCACGACCTCAACGCACTTATTGACCTTTATAATAAAAA ATCTACGACCTCCATGTTCCTGGAGAAGCAGATCAAGAACGTAGATGGTATCGTCTCCGGGTTCGAGGAGCAGCTAGCTAAAGACGGCGCCGTTCTTGATCAACCCAACGCTCTTCAGAGTCGCAACCAGAAGCTGCAG GCAATTAGTAAAGATGTTGCCTCGAGGAAAGATGAGCTGAATAAATTAGGCAGAGAGTTGGATCTGACGGAGAAAGCATGCAGCTCCCTGAGGCAGAGCTTCAACGAATACTGTCCTGACATCCTCCGCCAGAGGAATCAGGTGAAAAACCTGAAGAACCGCTACACAAATGTCAATAACCAGCTCCAGGAGAg ATCTGGTCTTGTACAAAAAGCAACCAACAAAAACCAAGATTTCCAGAATGCTGTTCAGTCGCTGGATTTCTTCTTGGTCAATTTGCCCAATAATACGATCAAACCAACTGATGACGTAGCACAGATAACAGCCAAGCAGAACTCTCAGAAG AGAGTGGTGGAGGACATCGAAAAGAAATCAGATGATTTAGACCGAGTCAGGGATCTTTCCCGTGACCTGCAGAGTGTTTTAAAC CAATATGATACTAAGTCACACACTTACCGTCGCACTCTGAATGATGACTCTGATGACGACAGCGACGAAGATGAGGTGCCAGTTACGAAGAAACGCCAAACTTCCACTCTGGCTCAGGGTGTACACAGAACG GAGAAAGATCTACTGAACCTCTTTTCGAAGGTGTCTGCAGAGAACAAACAGCAACTCAGTCAGTTGGGGACGGCGAAGAACATTAAGGCTCGG AATGAAGAGCAAGTCAGTCAGGTAGttgtcagtcagcagctgcagctacAGAGCCAGCAGAGGGACCTTCAGGAAACTGACAGCCTAAAAAAGGAGTTAAATGAGGAGATTGCTAGGCGCCAACATGCTGAAAGACACCTGGAAACGTTCCGTAAAAggtttttgtctctgaagaataGGAGAGGAGTGGAGAGgttggaggagaaggaggtggTGCAGTATTACCGTGACCCCAAACTGGAGGTGGAGCTACAGTCTCTGAAAAATCGCATCCAGGATGAAGAATTTAAGAGATCAAAAACCCGTTCGGAGATGGGAATATTTGACGAGAAGATTATTAAACTGGAATTAGAGCTGACCAAAATCGAACCTAAACTAGTCACCAAGGTGCTCACTGAATACGAGAGAGACCCCCAGCTTGATAAAGAGGCAGCTAGAATTAAAGAAGAGATGCAGAGGATACGCCTGGAGCTCGAGACCAGAGACACCGAGTCAGTTCAAGTGAAAACTCAGATCACGGTTCTGGCTCAGCAGAAGCCAAAAATCAGGGAGAAAGTTGTCAAAAAGGAAGTGGTGAGGCTCGAAAAAGATCCCGAGATGCTGAAAGCCGTTCTCACGTTCCACAACGACATCTTAGAGGAAGAATCTCGGTGCAAGTCCCTAAACGATACCATATTTACCATCAGGGGCCAGATTAACACACTGGAGAGAGTCATCCCCACCATCCAACCCAAGATTGTCACCAAGGTGGTGAAGCAAGTACAGCAGGACCCAGAGGTGCTGGATGAGTCAAAGAAGCTACAAACTGCCTTGGGAGAGGAGAAGGACGAGAACGCTATCTTGATGAAGGACCTGGCCACCATGCAGCTACGTTACAGAGAGGTGGATAAGCTCAGGCAGAAAGTGGAAGTCAAGGAGATCATCAATGAGATTTACAGAGTGGACCCCGAGACAGAAGTCGAGCTGGTACGTCTGAGGAAAGAGCTTCAGGAGTCAGGCCGAAGCCGTACAGACCTGGAGAAAGAAATTTCCACAGTGACAACAACTCTAACTACCCTACGCGCTCAGAAGCCCAAAGTGGAGTACAAGGAGGTGACCCAAGAGGTGATCAAAGAAGAGAAGAGCCCTGAAGTTATGAGGGAATTGCAAAGGCTGACCAACCAAGTTTCCCGTCTGCAACTCAACTATGACACCACCCTGGAGCTGCTGACCCACCTCCGCAAAGAAAGAGATGAgctgaaagcagaaaaatccAAAGTGGAGACAAAGCTTGTGAATAAAGAGATCATTAAATATGAGAACGATCCTCTCTTGGAGAAAGAGGCCGACAGACTTCGAAGGGATGTAAGAGAAGAGATTAAACAGCGCCGCACCGTGGAGGAATGTCTCTTTGACCTGCAGAACCAATACATTGTCCTGGAAAGGCAGAAGCCAGAAGAGAAAATCGTAATGCAGGAGGTGGTTCGTCTTCAGAAGGACCCCAAGCAGATTGTGGAACATGAGAAACTAAACAAGACGTTTGATGATGAGATGAAAACCCGTAGAAAACTCGAACTGGAGGTTAGACAGCTCAGAGCTGtggtgaaagaaaaagaagacaccCTGAATCAGATGGATGATCGTCATAAGAAGATTCAAGTAGAGTCAGAGCTCAGACAGATCAAAGCTCGTATTCTTGAGCTGGAGAATTCTCCGCCACCTGTTGAGGAAAAGATTATAATTGAGGAGGTGCTGAAAGTGGAGAAGGACCCGAAGCTGGAAAAACTCACTGATGGAATACGTTCTGACTTGGAGACTGAAGGCAACAACTCCAACCGTCTAGAGAGGGAAATCCGTAACCTCAGGCTAAAGCTAGAAATTCTGCAAAAGGAGAAGTCAGTTGAGAAGGTCGTATACAGGGAGGTTGTTCGTGTGGAGAAAGATCCAGCAGTGGAAGCCGAAAGAGACCATCTCAGAGAGCTCGTAACACAGGAGAGAAATCTGAGACGGGACCAGGAAGATAACCTTCAGTCCATTAGCATCAAAATTAGCcatctgcaaacatcaaagTCTTCCACTTCTCTAGAGGAGAGCACTCTCATCTCCAACAGAGATGctctgcagagagaaaaagatgaTCTCCTCAAACAGCTCAAAATGCTGGAGGCCCAAAGACAGACCATCAGTGTCTCATTCCAGCAGCAGTCCAAGCTGTTGAGCGAGAGGAACCAGTTGGCACGACAGAGAAGTCTAAAGACATCCACTGAAATACAGCGTCTGGAGAAGGAGATCCTGAATGAGAAGGACAAGATACACCAGAGAGAAACGCTCATCATCGAGTTGCAGAACAGCATTACGAAAGAGGAACATTCTGAAACTCACACCAGAGAGACAAACCTCTCCACAAGAATCTCCATCCTGGATCCAGAAACTGGTAAAGACTTGTCTCCCTATGATGCCTACTTACAGGGACTGATTGATCGGAACCAGTACATTAAACTGTCGGAGCTGGAGTGTGACTGGGAGGAAATCACTTCAACTGGTCCAGACGGGGATACGACAATATTGCAGGATCGCAAAAGTGGGAAGCAGTACTCCATCAAGGATGCTCTGAAGGCTGGCCGCATGACCGAGTACGACATGATCCGCTACAGGGAGGGGAAAATGACCATCTCTGAGTTTGCCCTCCTTGttgcaggggaaaaaaataagccAGTTGTTCCTGTTCCAATTGTTCCGCCATTAAGCCCAAGATCTCCTACTAAACCCATGCCAGCCTCTCCCTTGAGCTCCATGCCAAAGTCGCTGAGGTCCTCCTACCCCAGCCTGAGCTCtcaccacagcagcagcttgaCTAACCTCAGTTCTACAGCGGGCGACGAGTTTTTCCCGATCTCAGGGATATTTGACAACACCACTGAAAGCCGCATGTCTGTGAGAAGCGCCCTCACCCGCAAGCTCATCGATACCGACACAGCTCTGAAGCTCCTGGAGGCGCAAGCAGCCACCGGTGGAATCATCGATCTCAACAAAAAGGACAAACTGTCCGTCCACAAGGCGTCCGAACACGGCCTCATTGACTCGAGCCACATGTATAAGCTTCTGAACGCCCAGAAGGCCTTCACTGGAGTTGAGGACCCTGTGACCAAAGAGCGTCTCGCAGTAGGGCAGGCGGCACAGAAAGGGTATGTTCCCCAAGAACAGGCGAGGCGCTACATGGAGGCGCAATACCTGACCGGTGGGTTGGTGGATCCTACTAAAGTAGGCCGCCTCACCATTAAAGAAGCAATCGCCACCAAACTGATCGACAGCACGACAGCAGATGAGCTGCAGAATGAGGCCTCCCACACAAAGGAGCTGGTAGATCCCATCAGCAAAGAGAAGATCTCCTACAAACAGGCGATGGATCGGTGTAAGAGAGACATCAACACAGGACTTCTGCTGCTCCCTGTGGCCTCCACCGATGCTTCAAACGCTCCGTCGTACTCAAAATACCGCTTCAACTCCCCTTACAACAAATACTAG
- the LOC110948933 gene encoding serotonin N-acetyltransferase-like gives MMSVVGAQPFIKPMQPSPSVSPGIQRRHTLPASEVRPLNTQDAISVFEIEREAFISVSGECPLHLDEVRHFLTLCPEYSMGWFEEGRLVAFIIGSLWDQDRLTTEALTLHKPRGSTLHIHVLAVHRTFRQQGKGPILMWRYLQYLRCLPNVRRAVLMCEDFLVPFYRKSGFKVLGRCAITVANLTFTEMFYPISGHAYMRRNSEAIRFPQHPLTLPLTKTDEHVDV, from the exons ATGATGTCCGTTGTGGGCGCGCAGCCTTTCATCAAACCAATGCAGCCTTCACCTTCAGTTTCGCCTGGTATCCAGAGGAGACACACGCTCCCAGCAAGCGAAGTCCGGCCTCTTAACACGCAAGATGCTATAAGCGTCTTCGAAATCGAGCGAGAGG CCTTTATCTCAGTGTCAGGTGAGTGTCCCCTCCACTTGGATGAGGTGCGTCACTTTCTCACGCTGTGCCCGGAGTACTCCATGGGCTGGTTCGAGGAGGGCCGGCTGGTGGCTTTCATCATCGGCTCCCTCTGGGACCAGGACAGACTGACTACA GAAGCTCTCACTCTCCACAAGCCCCGCGGCTCCACCCTTCACATCCACGTCCTGGCGGTCCACCGCACCTTCAGGCAGCAGGGCAAAGGTCCCATTCTAATGTGGCGCTACCTGCAGTACCTCCGCTGTCTGCCCAACGTGCGCCGAGCCGTGCTGATGTGCGAAGACTTCCTCGTTCCCTTCTACCGCAAGTCGGGCTTCAAGGTTCTGGGCCGCTGCGCCATCACCGTGGCCAACTTGACCTTCACCGAGATGTTTTACCCCATCAGCGGCCACGCCTACATGCGGCGCAACAGTGAAGCAATCCGGTTCCCTCAGCATCCTCTGACTTTGCCACTGACAAAAACTGATGAGCACGTTGATGTATGA